Below is a genomic region from Spirosoma radiotolerans.
CCATAGTATCGTCAAGCCATACTGGCTAAAAAAAATTACGCTTCTACCAGAGTTGCTTTGCGGATAGCCGCTTCGATATTGGTGGCCAGAGCGGCTACTTCGTCCGATGTCCAGGTGGCCCGGATACCGAAAGAAATCAGTCGACCGATAGTTGCCTGTGCATTTGGAATAGCGAGGTTGTTGTAGTCCTGTGGCGCACCGAATTTTTCAATCGGCAGGGCAGCTGCGGTCCGCATTTGTTTGATATGATCCCACTGATTGATGAAGTGGTACATGTTGGTGAACCAGTAGTTGAAGCCCCCAATTCCAGCCGCATTCATCTCAGCCACAACCCGTTGCGCCGTATCAGTATCGGGCATCAGCAGATTCAGGAATGTAGCGGAATCGCCGTTTTCGTCGGGAATACGGGCAAATGATACGCCCGGCACTTGCCCCAACGCGGCCATTAACTGACGTTTGTGGGCATTGTTGTTTCTGATAATTTCGGGCACCCGGCGCGTCTGAACCAGACCAACAGCCGCGTGCAGCTCGCTGATCCGGTAGTTGAAACCAAGAACCGGGTGCTGCTCCATACCCCGGTTGCTACCGATGTGGTCGTGGCCGTGATCGGAATAGGAATCGGCATGTTTATAAGCGACTTCATCGTTGGTAACCATGATGCCCCCCTCGCCAGCCGTTGCGATTTTGAAGAAATCGAACGAATAAGCGCCCGTTTTACCCCAAAGTCCGGTCGAAACGCCTTTGTAGCTGGCTCCCATTGCCTGTCCGGCATCTTCAACCAGTACCAGATTGTGCTCATTAACGACGTCCATAATGGCATCCATATCAGCCATTTGGCCACACATATGGACCAGGCAAATGGCTTTCGTTTTAGGCGTGATGGCCTTACGAATGCCGTCGGCACTCAGGCAAATGGTTTCGTCGATGTCGGCGAAGACGGGCAACGCCCCCACCATGAGTACCGCTTCGACGGTGGCAATGTAGGTGAAAGGAGGCACGATTACCTCGTCGCCGGCACCGATGCCGGCTGCAGCCAGGGCGCACAGAACGGCGGTCGACCCACTCGATACGGCATGTGCATACTTGGCCCCAACGAGTTTGGCAACCTCGGCCTCAAATTCGCGCGCTTTGTAGATATTATTGCGTTGTGCTTCGTGATTATACCGAAACAGGATGCCGGTCTCGAGCACATCGTTAATTTCTGTGCGCTCAGCGGCTCCGAAAAATTCCATTCCTGGCATGACGTAATCCGTTTAGAGGGTCGCTTCAGAAAGTTGATTTACCTGGCGACCAGTTATCTGCAAAAGTACGGGTTTTCACCCGAGAACGAATACATGGATTTTCGGGAAACGCCTATTCGTTAATAAGGTATCCGTTTTCCCAAAGCGACCCACTCCTCAAAAACCGTGTTGGCTTCATCGCGAAGAAGCTGATGCATAGGAATATGGCGCTCCGCTCGGGGTTTGTCGATTTCCTCGTAGATAAACTGATCGTCGAAACCGGCATCAGCGGCATCGGAGTGAAAGGCCGCATAGACAATCCGGCTGGGACGCGCCCAGTAAATAGCGCCCAGACACATCGGACAAGGCTCGCAGGAGGCATAGAGTGTACAACCATCCAGTTGAAAGGTGCCGAGATTCTGGCAGGCATCCCGAATGGCAACGACCTCCGCATGGGCGGTCGGGTCATTGGTCGAGGTAACTTTGTTGCACCCTTTCCCCACGATCACACCATCGCGCACAATGACAGAACCAAAGGGTCCACCTTGTCCACTTGTCATGCCTTCGCGGGCCAGTTGAATGGCCTCGCGCAGAAAAAAATCATCCTGATTCGTCATTATATACGATTAAATAGAAACAGTTACCTGTTGAATTGTGTCCATATAGTGTGTAACGGCCGATTGGGCTGTTCTATTTTTAAGCAATGATGCTGGTGCCAGGGCATCGCGGAGTTCTTCGTAAAGATGCATGGCTTCAGTTAAACTCGACAGAAGAGCCTCCCGATCAGGGGTCGCTATGGTTTTCCGGAGCCGGTCTACATCAACCGCGTTGAATGCCGTTTCGGCCCGGCGCACTCCTCTTGGCAAACCGCCGTTTTTCAGG
It encodes:
- a CDS encoding DegT/DnrJ/EryC1/StrS family aminotransferase; this translates as MPGMEFFGAAERTEINDVLETGILFRYNHEAQRNNIYKAREFEAEVAKLVGAKYAHAVSSGSTAVLCALAAAGIGAGDEVIVPPFTYIATVEAVLMVGALPVFADIDETICLSADGIRKAITPKTKAICLVHMCGQMADMDAIMDVVNEHNLVLVEDAGQAMGASYKGVSTGLWGKTGAYSFDFFKIATAGEGGIMVTNDEVAYKHADSYSDHGHDHIGSNRGMEQHPVLGFNYRISELHAAVGLVQTRRVPEIIRNNNAHKRQLMAALGQVPGVSFARIPDENGDSATFLNLLMPDTDTAQRVVAEMNAAGIGGFNYWFTNMYHFINQWDHIKQMRTAAALPIEKFGAPQDYNNLAIPNAQATIGRLISFGIRATWTSDEVAALATNIEAAIRKATLVEA
- a CDS encoding nucleoside deaminase — translated: MTNQDDFFLREAIQLAREGMTSGQGGPFGSVIVRDGVIVGKGCNKVTSTNDPTAHAEVVAIRDACQNLGTFQLDGCTLYASCEPCPMCLGAIYWARPSRIVYAAFHSDAADAGFDDQFIYEEIDKPRAERHIPMHQLLRDEANTVFEEWVALGKRIPY